One window of Gloeothece citriformis PCC 7424 genomic DNA carries:
- a CDS encoding LL-diaminopimelate aminotransferase, which translates to MATINDNYLKLKAGYLFPEIARRVNAFAEAHPEAKIIKLGIGDVTEPLPQACRQAMIKAVEEMGDRATFKGYGPEQGYNWLREKIAQNDFQARGCDIDASEIFISDGSKCDTGNILDIFGKNNTIAVTDPVYPVYVDTNVMAGHTGDANDKGEYLGLVYLPMTANNNFTPELPSQKVDLIYLCFPNNPTGATATKENLTKWVNYAKENGSIIFFDAAYEAFITDPSLPHSIYEIEGARDCAIEFRSFSKNAGFTGTRCALTVVPKTLKAKASDGSEVELWKLWNRRQSTKFNGVSYIVQRGAEAVYSEEGQAQVKALVNFYLENAKIICDKLSFAGLTVYGGVNAPYVWVKTPDGLSSWDFFDKLLQSANVVGTPGSGFGAAGEGYFRISAFNSRENVEEATRRIIEKLTV; encoded by the coding sequence ATGGCAACCATTAACGACAACTATTTAAAACTCAAAGCCGGTTATTTATTTCCTGAAATTGCCAGACGGGTCAATGCTTTTGCAGAAGCTCACCCAGAGGCTAAAATTATTAAACTCGGTATTGGTGATGTGACCGAACCTTTACCCCAAGCCTGTCGCCAAGCTATGATTAAAGCGGTAGAAGAAATGGGCGATCGCGCTACATTTAAAGGATATGGGCCAGAACAAGGGTATAATTGGTTACGAGAGAAAATTGCCCAAAATGACTTCCAAGCCAGAGGATGTGATATAGATGCCTCAGAAATCTTTATTTCTGATGGGTCTAAATGCGATACCGGAAATATCCTTGATATCTTTGGCAAAAATAATACCATTGCGGTTACTGACCCAGTTTACCCTGTCTATGTCGATACTAACGTCATGGCTGGTCATACCGGAGACGCTAACGATAAAGGGGAATATCTTGGGTTAGTCTATCTCCCCATGACTGCTAACAATAATTTTACCCCCGAACTCCCGTCCCAAAAGGTTGATCTGATTTATCTATGTTTTCCCAATAACCCCACCGGCGCAACCGCCACTAAGGAAAACTTGACAAAATGGGTAAATTATGCTAAAGAGAACGGATCAATAATTTTCTTTGATGCCGCCTATGAAGCTTTTATCACTGATCCTAGTCTTCCCCATTCTATCTATGAAATTGAAGGGGCGAGAGATTGTGCGATCGAGTTTCGCTCTTTTTCTAAAAATGCCGGGTTTACGGGGACTCGTTGCGCCTTGACGGTAGTGCCCAAAACCCTAAAAGCGAAGGCTTCTGACGGCTCTGAGGTAGAATTATGGAAATTATGGAATCGTCGTCAGTCCACGAAGTTTAACGGCGTGTCTTACATTGTACAACGGGGAGCAGAGGCGGTTTATTCTGAGGAAGGACAGGCACAAGTTAAAGCCTTAGTCAATTTTTACTTAGAAAACGCCAAAATTATCTGTGATAAGTTGTCTTTTGCCGGGTTAACGGTTTATGGAGGTGTTAATGCCCCTTATGTTTGGGTAAAAACTCCTGATGGTCTGTCGAGTTGGGATTTCTTTGATAAATTATTACAATCGGCTAATGTGGTAGGTACTCCCGGTTCTGGGTTTGGGGCTGCGGGAGAGGGTTATTTCCGTATTTCTGCCTTTAATAGTCGAGAAAATGTAGAAGAAGCCACCCGGCGAATTATTGAAAAGCTAACCGTTTAG
- a CDS encoding glycosyltransferase family 61 protein, with amino-acid sequence MNYSPYKLITKFIKNTGITEKKPFTRLCKATSIPVNKDFEGFKLIYKSENFKLHKPYFYLDPENQTNVINFLPAQIPSHAAGIITANNVFVSLPYPVHRWKGKVFIEPMRNVSKYLSEIRYLIALESIPFSRKKKLSESILLIMPSQDNYFHWIVETLPRLKMIEEDNRLNQLPLIVSKNRCPKFIKESLETLGLLPKTLFLEDGVYQFEKLHLLSLLSLPSYPSPLGVEWLRQKLIKEPITTKKRRIYISRKDASKRQTINESEVEECLSNFGFESHCMSQYSFEEQIKIFQEAEIIIGTHGAALANLVFAPSDTIFIELLNTQKANPCYYMLASIRNLKYGFLLCENVNSNLKVNIDDLRKLVEKTLTATTSL; translated from the coding sequence ATGAATTATTCCCCCTATAAATTAATAACAAAATTTATTAAAAATACAGGAATTACTGAAAAAAAACCCTTTACTCGATTATGTAAAGCCACATCTATCCCGGTTAACAAAGATTTTGAAGGATTTAAGCTGATCTATAAATCGGAAAATTTTAAGTTACACAAGCCTTATTTTTATTTAGATCCAGAAAATCAAACTAATGTCATTAATTTTTTGCCCGCTCAAATCCCTTCTCATGCAGCAGGAATTATCACAGCCAATAATGTTTTCGTATCTTTACCCTATCCGGTTCACCGATGGAAAGGCAAAGTCTTCATAGAACCGATGAGAAATGTATCTAAATATTTAAGTGAAATTAGATATTTAATAGCCCTGGAAAGTATTCCTTTTTCAAGAAAGAAAAAATTATCAGAATCTATTTTGTTAATCATGCCATCTCAAGATAATTATTTTCACTGGATAGTAGAAACTCTGCCAAGATTGAAAATGATTGAAGAAGATAATAGGCTTAATCAACTTCCTTTGATTGTTTCTAAAAATAGATGTCCAAAGTTTATCAAAGAATCATTAGAAACATTAGGATTGTTGCCCAAAACCTTGTTTTTAGAAGATGGAGTTTATCAATTTGAAAAGTTACATTTACTTAGTTTATTATCCCTTCCTTCTTACCCATCTCCCCTAGGAGTAGAATGGTTAAGACAAAAATTAATCAAAGAACCCATTACCACAAAAAAAAGACGGATTTACATTTCTCGAAAAGATGCCAGCAAGCGACAGACGATTAATGAATCAGAAGTTGAGGAATGTCTCTCAAATTTTGGCTTTGAATCCCATTGTATGAGCCAATATTCATTTGAAGAACAAATAAAAATTTTTCAAGAAGCAGAAATAATTATTGGAACTCATGGTGCAGCTTTAGCTAATCTCGTTTTTGCTCCGTCTGACACAATTTTTATTGAGTTGTTAAATACGCAAAAAGCCAATCCATGCTATTATATGCTTGCTTCAATTAGAAACTTAAAATATGGGTTTTTACTTTGTGAAAATGTAAACTCTAACTTGAAGGTTAATATTGATGATTTGAGAAAGCTAGTAGAAAAGACTTTAACAGCTACAACCTCTTTGTAA
- a CDS encoding RNA-guided endonuclease InsQ/TnpB family protein, with protein MPEIQTITIACKLKVGSELAKEIDETFLTFAIACDWINNNTPVKLTNKTAMQSLVYQDVRAKFGLSSNLAIQALRRVCANRKTAKQKGRKVKEFSPTSVSYDARIFSFKESDWTVSLKLLHKRRKFELLIGNYHRGMLKGTNPTSATLVKRKNGDYYIHINLDKPVPEPIKTDDVIGVDLGRTDIAVTSEGDSWSGKQITDLRNHYAKMRAILQRKATKGTRTTRGRCRQLLKRLSGHEKRFQSWLNHCISRKLVDNAVANKKAIAIEDLTGIRERTNKKPRSKKDKRLGNNWAFYQLREYLTYKCLLAGVKLILVNPAYTSLTCHKCFVIGDRNGKKFTCSSCGTMDSDWNGSKNIAALGAIITRPRGTGLSWEIKREVQYIQLTLFDALGLPKTATSA; from the coding sequence ATGCCCGAAATCCAGACCATAACTATAGCTTGTAAGCTGAAGGTAGGTAGTGAACTCGCTAAAGAGATAGACGAGACATTCCTGACTTTTGCTATAGCTTGTGACTGGATTAACAATAACACCCCTGTAAAACTGACTAATAAAACTGCTATGCAGTCATTGGTTTATCAGGATGTTCGGGCAAAGTTTGGTTTATCTTCTAACCTAGCTATTCAGGCACTTAGAAGAGTATGCGCTAATCGAAAGACGGCTAAACAAAAAGGCAGAAAAGTTAAGGAGTTTAGTCCTACCTCTGTTAGTTACGATGCTCGGATTTTTAGCTTTAAAGAAAGTGATTGGACTGTGAGTCTTAAACTTTTACATAAACGCCGTAAATTTGAGCTTTTAATCGGTAACTATCACAGAGGAATGTTAAAAGGAACTAACCCAACTTCTGCTACGTTAGTTAAGCGTAAAAACGGTGATTATTACATTCATATAAATCTAGATAAACCCGTTCCTGAGCCAATAAAAACCGATGATGTAATCGGTGTTGATTTAGGACGTACTGATATCGCTGTAACATCGGAAGGTGATTCATGGTCAGGGAAGCAGATAACAGATTTACGTAATCACTATGCCAAGATGAGGGCTATTCTTCAACGAAAGGCTACGAAAGGCACAAGAACGACTAGAGGACGTTGTCGTCAGTTGTTGAAACGGTTGTCGGGTCATGAGAAACGCTTTCAATCTTGGTTAAATCATTGTATAAGCCGAAAGTTAGTCGATAATGCTGTGGCTAACAAGAAGGCTATCGCCATCGAAGATTTGACGGGTATTCGTGAAAGAACTAATAAAAAACCTAGAAGCAAAAAAGACAAAAGACTAGGCAATAATTGGGCATTCTATCAGTTGAGGGAATACCTCACCTATAAATGTTTATTAGCAGGAGTAAAACTAATTTTAGTTAATCCTGCATATACTTCATTGACTTGTCATAAATGTTTTGTAATCGGCGATAGAAACGGTAAAAAGTTTACCTGTTCTAGTTGTGGAACTATGGATAGCGACTGGAACGGCAGTAAAAATATAGCAGCATTGGGGGCGATAATAACCCGTCCTAGAGGCACAGGGTTGTCATGGGAGATTAAGCGAGAAGTGCAATATATTCAGCTTACCTTGTTTGACGCTTTAGGGCTACCAAAAACCGCGACCTCAGCGTAA
- a CDS encoding linear amide C-N hydrolase, translating into MCTRVLWTGEINGKLYPICGRNMDWGANTAEKLWVFPAGLKRQSAVDYLDGDGKTQRLAWISKYGSIVLSMYDQAVADGMNTEGLAIHCNWLTESYYGERDPKKPGLDCDRVVSYFLDNFATVSEVVEYLRDNEDLQIVPTTINVGDILPEREIKNHMAIEDAQGESAIIESIDDGNGGVKRNIYYSGDIPNYSIEYNVLSNSPIFEKQLCNLKQYKGFGGDLHLPGTSDSADRFVRAAFYLKSLPEPKNHHEAIAGVLSVMRSVAQPFRVPESNQPYASSTQWRTIVSCKEKLYLYESSFYPTLIWLEANKLDFSEGSHIRVFDLTQNQQAIGDVSGQLRRSEEDLFKN; encoded by the coding sequence ATGTGTACACGGGTATTATGGACAGGAGAAATTAACGGCAAATTGTATCCTATCTGCGGTCGTAATATGGACTGGGGTGCTAATACGGCAGAAAAGCTATGGGTCTTTCCTGCTGGACTAAAGCGCCAAAGTGCTGTCGACTACCTCGACGGAGATGGAAAAACACAAAGGCTCGCGTGGATCTCGAAATATGGCAGCATAGTTCTTTCTATGTACGATCAGGCCGTAGCTGATGGAATGAATACAGAGGGCTTGGCAATTCATTGTAATTGGCTTACTGAAAGTTATTATGGGGAGCGCGATCCAAAAAAACCAGGGCTTGATTGCGATCGAGTGGTGTCATATTTCCTCGATAACTTTGCCACCGTCTCAGAAGTTGTTGAATACCTCCGCGATAATGAAGATCTGCAAATTGTCCCAACCACGATCAACGTGGGAGATATCTTACCGGAACGGGAAATCAAAAATCACATGGCGATAGAAGATGCTCAGGGTGAGTCGGCCATTATCGAGTCTATTGACGATGGAAATGGCGGTGTCAAAAGAAATATCTACTACAGTGGCGATATTCCTAATTATTCGATTGAGTACAACGTCCTGAGTAATTCTCCTATCTTCGAAAAACAGCTTTGCAATCTCAAACAGTATAAAGGGTTTGGCGGCGACCTACATTTGCCGGGTACTTCTGATTCTGCTGACCGTTTTGTCCGTGCTGCCTTTTATTTAAAGAGTCTCCCCGAGCCGAAAAACCACCACGAGGCGATCGCTGGAGTTTTAAGTGTTATGCGCTCTGTCGCACAACCGTTTCGAGTCCCAGAATCGAATCAACCTTATGCCTCATCAACCCAATGGCGTACAATCGTTAGTTGCAAAGAAAAACTGTATCTGTACGAATCCTCCTTTTATCCAACTCTGATCTGGCTTGAGGCCAACAAGTTAGACTTCTCAGAAGGCAGTCATATCCGTGTCTTTGATCTGACCCAGAATCAACAAGCGATCGGTGATGTATCTGGACAATTGAGACGTAGCGAAGAAGATCTGTTTAAGAACTAA
- a CDS encoding rhodanese-like domain-containing protein, producing the protein MDNIAENISKIKDKLPEVTPTPPDFHQQATAHELKSRLNLGEPALTILDVQNNEAFRHCHIVGAMNVSTEDVAEFAKSSLELNRDIYIYGANDEETAQAANALRQAGFSRVAELQGGLQAWGEIYGAMEGIDSEKPPSKGDYFDVARLQEFKDEKDKENQMKKNEG; encoded by the coding sequence ATGGATAATATAGCAGAAAACATTAGTAAAATCAAAGATAAACTTCCCGAAGTAACTCCTACTCCCCCTGATTTTCATCAACAAGCTACCGCTCACGAACTCAAATCCCGACTTAATTTAGGAGAGCCAGCCTTAACTATTTTGGATGTACAAAATAATGAAGCTTTCCGGCATTGTCATATTGTGGGAGCAATGAATGTTTCTACAGAAGATGTAGCAGAATTCGCTAAATCGAGTTTAGAGCTAAACCGGGATATTTACATTTATGGGGCTAATGATGAAGAAACAGCCCAAGCCGCTAACGCTTTAAGACAAGCCGGATTTAGTCGTGTAGCTGAACTTCAAGGCGGTCTACAAGCTTGGGGAGAAATTTATGGAGCAATGGAAGGAATTGACTCCGAAAAACCCCCAAGTAAAGGAGATTATTTTGATGTAGCTCGTTTACAAGAATTTAAAGACGAGAAAGACAAAGAAAATCAAATGAAGAAAAACGAAGGTTAA
- a CDS encoding transketolase C-terminal domain-containing protein, which yields MTLAKATFPIDLSAYKPLILDPTNPTLTDEQKQTLKANIQLCRDAIIFFTATGAARGVGGHTGGPYDTVPEVMILDSLFHSQPNKFVPIFFDEAGHRVGTQYLMAALEGSLPAEQLMHYREAHYHLPGHPELGLTPGVKFSSGRLGHMWPYVNGVAIANPNKIVFCLGSDGSQQEGNDAEAARLAVAQKLNVKLIIDDNDVTIAGHPSNYLPGYHVGQTLKGHGVTVLEGDGEDIEDLYRRICQAVTTDGPVAVINKRKMCVGIKGLEGSTHGHDVISVKLALEYLEARGLTKALDYLKNIEKPKQTYTFMGSGDNWGSNRNVFGDAVVSVLSKMSEQERKEKVLCIDNDLEGSCGLNKIHQAYPEIFVSGGIMERGNLSAAAGFGMESGKQGIFGTFSAFLEMCISEITMARLNKSNLLCHFSHAGIDDMADNTCHFGINNMFADNGLDDGYPTRLYFPADAAQMKACVEAVFHQEGLRFIYSTRSKTPNILDTNGKDFYGEGYTFIPGKDEIIREGSAGYIVSFGDALYRSLDAVERLKQDGIDVGLINKPTLNVIDEEMLAKIGASPFVLVVEAFNRRTGLGSRFGSWLLERGLTPKFAYLGTYKEGCGGLWEQYPFQGIDPEGIIKKVRELVG from the coding sequence ATGACTTTAGCTAAAGCTACCTTTCCTATCGACTTAAGTGCTTATAAACCTCTGATATTAGATCCCACGAATCCAACTTTAACAGATGAGCAGAAACAAACCTTAAAAGCCAATATTCAACTCTGCCGTGACGCGATCATTTTTTTCACCGCTACAGGAGCAGCAAGGGGTGTAGGGGGTCATACTGGAGGCCCTTATGATACAGTTCCAGAAGTAATGATCCTCGATAGTTTATTCCACAGTCAACCGAATAAATTTGTCCCCATTTTCTTTGATGAAGCCGGACATCGAGTCGGAACACAATATTTAATGGCAGCTTTAGAAGGAAGTTTACCGGCTGAACAATTGATGCACTACCGGGAAGCGCATTATCATTTACCCGGACACCCCGAATTAGGGCTAACCCCTGGAGTTAAATTTAGCTCAGGAAGACTAGGCCATATGTGGCCTTATGTCAATGGGGTAGCCATTGCTAATCCTAACAAAATAGTTTTCTGTTTAGGGTCTGATGGGTCACAACAAGAGGGGAATGATGCAGAAGCCGCCCGTTTAGCTGTCGCCCAAAAACTGAATGTAAAACTGATCATTGATGATAACGATGTCACCATTGCTGGACATCCTTCTAATTATTTACCCGGTTATCACGTCGGTCAAACTTTAAAAGGTCACGGTGTAACCGTATTAGAGGGAGACGGAGAAGATATAGAAGACTTATATCGTCGTATTTGTCAAGCGGTAACTACCGATGGCCCTGTTGCTGTCATTAATAAGCGTAAAATGTGTGTGGGCATTAAAGGACTAGAAGGGTCAACTCATGGTCATGATGTCATCTCTGTAAAATTAGCCCTTGAGTATCTAGAAGCGCGAGGACTAACCAAAGCACTCGACTATCTCAAGAATATTGAAAAACCCAAACAAACCTATACATTTATGGGGTCAGGGGATAATTGGGGGTCTAACCGCAATGTTTTCGGTGATGCGGTGGTGTCTGTCTTGAGTAAAATGAGCGAACAAGAACGGAAAGAAAAAGTCCTCTGTATTGATAATGACTTAGAAGGGTCTTGTGGACTCAATAAAATTCACCAAGCTTACCCAGAAATTTTTGTCAGTGGCGGTATTATGGAACGGGGTAATCTCTCTGCTGCTGCCGGGTTTGGGATGGAGTCAGGCAAACAAGGGATTTTTGGAACGTTCAGTGCTTTTCTAGAAATGTGTATTTCAGAAATTACGATGGCGCGGTTAAATAAATCCAATTTACTGTGTCATTTTTCCCATGCCGGTATTGACGATATGGCCGATAATACCTGTCACTTTGGGATTAATAATATGTTTGCTGATAATGGGTTAGATGATGGCTATCCTACCCGTCTCTATTTTCCCGCCGATGCTGCACAAATGAAAGCTTGTGTTGAAGCAGTCTTTCATCAGGAGGGTTTACGGTTTATCTATTCAACTCGGTCTAAAACTCCGAATATTCTCGATACTAACGGAAAAGATTTTTACGGCGAAGGATATACTTTTATCCCCGGTAAAGATGAAATCATCCGAGAAGGAAGTGCCGGTTATATTGTGAGTTTTGGGGATGCTTTATATCGGTCTTTAGATGCGGTAGAACGCTTAAAACAAGACGGAATTGATGTCGGTTTGATTAATAAGCCGACCTTAAATGTCATTGATGAGGAAATGTTAGCTAAAATAGGGGCTTCTCCTTTTGTCTTAGTCGTTGAAGCTTTTAACCGTCGTACTGGACTAGGTAGTCGTTTTGGATCTTGGTTACTCGAAAGAGGATTAACCCCTAAATTTGCCTACTTAGGAACTTATAAAGAAGGTTGTGGCGGTTTATGGGAACAATATCCTTTCCAAGGCATTGATCCGGAAGGCATCATCAAAAAAGTTAGAGAGTTAGTCGGTTAA
- a CDS encoding YybH family protein → MNSSEKEAVLAVNEAFYRAFEQRDKSAMNLVWWQGAGSLCIHPGGGVLTGWESIRASWESIFRNTQYLEIETEIISAQVGQTLAYLVVRETVLQSSGGRNFKAQSLATNLFQKMAQKWYLVHHHGSPIMR, encoded by the coding sequence ATGAATAGTTCAGAGAAAGAAGCTGTTTTAGCTGTTAATGAGGCATTTTATCGGGCTTTTGAACAAAGGGATAAAAGTGCGATGAATCTGGTTTGGTGGCAAGGGGCAGGGAGTTTATGTATCCATCCTGGGGGAGGGGTTTTGACTGGATGGGAGTCCATTCGAGCCTCCTGGGAATCGATATTTCGTAATACCCAATATTTAGAAATTGAAACAGAAATTATCAGCGCACAAGTGGGTCAAACTCTAGCCTATTTGGTCGTCCGAGAGACAGTTTTACAATCCAGTGGGGGCAGAAATTTTAAAGCCCAATCTTTGGCGACTAATCTTTTTCAAAAAATGGCTCAAAAATGGTATTTAGTTCATCATCATGGAAGTCCAATTATGCGTTAA
- the aceB gene encoding malate synthase A: protein MVLTATNQTKITQGIRIRGKMSDEYAQILSPEALHFLAMLQRRFGARRSHLLELRQTIQQQINAGWLPDFPEETENIRRSDWKIASIPPDLQDRRVEITGPVDRKMIINALNSGANAYMADFEDSSSPTWDNMVSGQLNLRDAVAETIEYRDDKKNKVYRLNEKTAVLIVRPRGWHLLEEHLLIDEQPISASLFDFGLYFFHNVEKLREKGTAPYFYLPKLENRHEATLWNDVFIAAQEALGIPTGTIKVTVLLETILASFEVDEILHALKDHIVALNCGRWDYIFSFIKKFSHRQDFVLPERSQVTMTRHFMRSYSLLTIATCHRRGALAMGGMAAQIPIKSDPEANQLALAKVRSDKEREVNDGHDGTWVAHPALVPLAKEVFDSKMKGLNQLSVLRNDVQVTAADLLTVPEGTITEAGIRNNIRVGILYISAWLEGIGCVPLYNLMEDAATAEICRAQLWQWLHHHAKLEDRRNFDLCLFQSLLDEETATLRQENQTTLAIFDKAVELFQQLVTAEEFEEFLTLKAYPQILEFDE, encoded by the coding sequence ATGGTTCTTACTGCTACAAATCAAACAAAAATTACTCAAGGAATACGTATTCGTGGCAAAATGTCTGACGAATACGCCCAAATCCTCTCCCCAGAAGCCTTACATTTTCTAGCGATGTTACAGCGCCGTTTTGGCGCGAGACGTTCTCACCTTTTAGAGCTTAGACAAACCATTCAGCAACAAATCAACGCCGGATGGTTGCCCGATTTTCCCGAAGAAACGGAAAATATTCGTCGTAGTGACTGGAAAATAGCCTCTATCCCCCCAGATTTACAAGACCGGCGGGTTGAAATCACCGGGCCAGTTGACCGCAAAATGATCATTAATGCCCTTAATTCCGGGGCTAATGCTTATATGGCCGACTTTGAAGACTCCTCTAGTCCGACTTGGGATAATATGGTGTCCGGTCAACTGAATTTACGGGATGCTGTCGCCGAAACGATTGAATATCGAGATGACAAAAAGAATAAAGTTTATCGCCTTAACGAAAAAACCGCCGTTTTAATTGTTCGTCCTAGAGGGTGGCATCTGTTAGAAGAACATCTTTTAATTGACGAGCAACCTATCTCCGCCTCTTTATTTGATTTTGGGTTATATTTCTTTCATAACGTGGAAAAATTACGGGAAAAAGGCACTGCCCCCTATTTTTACTTACCCAAATTAGAAAACCGCCACGAAGCCACCCTCTGGAATGATGTATTTATAGCGGCTCAAGAAGCGTTAGGCATCCCTACAGGAACGATTAAAGTAACCGTATTACTCGAAACCATTCTAGCCTCTTTTGAAGTTGACGAAATTCTCCACGCTCTTAAAGATCATATCGTCGCTCTCAACTGTGGCCGCTGGGATTATATTTTCAGCTTTATCAAAAAGTTTAGCCATCGTCAAGACTTTGTGCTACCAGAACGCTCTCAAGTGACCATGACCCGACATTTCATGCGTTCCTATAGCTTACTCACCATCGCAACTTGTCACCGTCGTGGAGCTTTAGCAATGGGCGGTATGGCCGCACAAATTCCCATCAAATCAGACCCCGAAGCCAATCAACTCGCCTTAGCAAAAGTTCGCTCTGATAAAGAACGGGAAGTCAACGATGGTCATGACGGGACTTGGGTAGCTCACCCTGCCCTTGTCCCTTTGGCTAAAGAAGTATTTGACAGTAAGATGAAGGGACTTAATCAACTGTCGGTACTTCGTAATGATGTACAGGTAACAGCAGCCGACTTATTAACCGTTCCGGAAGGGACGATTACAGAAGCGGGTATCCGAAATAACATTCGGGTGGGGATATTATATATCAGCGCTTGGTTAGAGGGTATTGGCTGCGTTCCCTTGTATAATTTAATGGAAGATGCCGCGACCGCCGAAATTTGTCGGGCACAACTTTGGCAGTGGTTACACCATCACGCTAAACTAGAGGACAGACGCAATTTCGATTTATGCTTGTTTCAATCCCTTCTCGATGAAGAAACAGCTACCTTGCGTCAAGAAAATCAAACGACATTAGCCATCTTTGACAAAGCTGTGGAATTATTCCAACAGTTAGTCACGGCTGAGGAGTTTGAAGAGTTTTTAACCCTAAAAGCTTACCCTCAAATTCTTGAGTTTGACGAATAA
- a CDS encoding DUF3592 domain-containing protein produces the protein MSQNNKFLIMFGSLFGVVGLGMLLGSWMAFTSTQKFLENSELSEGTVISNELHYSHDEEGNREKYYYPIVEFQTQEGENVKFEADFGSYPPMYQVGEQISIIYNPQNPTDAQINSFWTLWFVSILLLGMGGVFASIGFGILLSLYKAKKKLSNLLANGQKILTQFFGVQLNYSISVNNRHPYQIISQWFDPVNQEVHIFCSENIWFNPEDFIPSQDIPVYVDPQNPKTYYMDISFLPKMVK, from the coding sequence ATGAGTCAGAATAACAAATTCTTAATTATGTTTGGGAGTCTATTTGGTGTAGTAGGACTCGGAATGTTATTAGGGAGTTGGATGGCTTTTACCTCAACACAGAAGTTTTTAGAAAATTCAGAGCTTTCTGAGGGGACTGTTATTAGCAATGAACTACACTATTCTCATGATGAGGAGGGTAATAGAGAAAAATATTATTATCCTATCGTCGAATTTCAGACGCAAGAGGGAGAAAATGTCAAATTTGAGGCGGATTTTGGCAGCTATCCTCCTATGTATCAAGTTGGAGAGCAAATATCTATTATTTATAATCCTCAAAATCCTACCGATGCCCAAATTAACTCTTTTTGGACTTTGTGGTTTGTGTCTATCTTGTTATTGGGGATGGGCGGAGTTTTTGCCTCTATAGGATTTGGTATTTTGTTGTCCCTTTATAAAGCCAAGAAAAAACTCTCTAATTTGTTGGCTAATGGACAAAAAATATTGACCCAATTTTTTGGAGTTCAATTAAATTATTCTATATCAGTTAATAATAGACATCCTTATCAAATTATTTCTCAGTGGTTTGATCCGGTTAATCAGGAAGTTCATATTTTTTGTAGTGAAAATATTTGGTTTAATCCAGAAGATTTTATTCCCTCTCAAGATATTCCAGTTTATGTAGATCCTCAAAATCCGAAAACTTATTATATGGACATTTCTTTTCTACCAAAAATGGTAAAGTAA
- a CDS encoding IS630 family transposase yields the protein MNYGAITSLNRILVILAKNWELQEKKTYGYQERNEIEREAFREKVILIEKKKRVYLDEAGFDNRDDYPYGYSPKGERCYDLKCGKKRERVSWIGALKEGKILAPLTFEGCCNRDLFEAWLSQSLVPQLEPGDIIILDNATFHKGETIREIVEEAGCELWYLPAYSPDLNKIENWWSVLKTWMKQMLPEFETVRECVDAAFKKCPNVFA from the coding sequence CTGAACTATGGGGCAATAACATCACTCAACAGAATATTAGTTATACTTGCAAAAAACTGGGAATTACAAGAAAAAAAAACTTACGGATATCAGGAAAGAAATGAAATAGAACGAGAAGCTTTCCGAGAAAAAGTTATTTTAATTGAGAAAAAGAAAAGAGTTTATTTAGATGAAGCGGGGTTTGATAATAGAGATGATTATCCTTATGGCTATAGCCCTAAAGGAGAAAGATGCTACGATTTAAAATGTGGGAAAAAACGAGAAAGAGTCAGTTGGATTGGTGCTTTAAAAGAAGGAAAAATTTTGGCTCCTTTAACCTTTGAAGGTTGTTGTAATAGAGATTTATTTGAAGCCTGGTTATCTCAAAGTTTGGTTCCTCAATTGGAACCAGGTGACATCATTATTTTGGATAATGCCACATTTCATAAAGGAGAAACCATCAGAGAAATTGTAGAAGAAGCTGGTTGTGAACTATGGTATCTACCAGCTTACTCTCCAGATTTAAATAAAATTGAGAATTGGTGGTCTGTTTTAAAAACTTGGATGAAACAAATGTTACCCGAATTTGAAACAGTTAGAGAATGTGTCGATGCTGCCTTCAAAAAATGTCCTAACGTTTTTGCGTAG